Below is a genomic region from Rhineura floridana isolate rRhiFlo1 chromosome 5, rRhiFlo1.hap2, whole genome shotgun sequence.
GCCTGGCGGCAGCAGGAGCAAATCACCATGCCagcttccaggcctctctgcctggccctttgAATACTCCTCAGGTCACACACCCTCTTCTCAGGcctcacccctcactggctctactttgcactccagatgtttttgccTTTCTGCAACTTGTCCTTGatctctaataatgcctcttgtttttccggatgcctactgtacaaagcaaacatttgcatttattgctccgcccacttttgcctctggccctgcccaccactggcatgtggcccctggaaaattGCCCAGAAAGGAAGGTGGCCTTCGGGCTGAGAAAGTTTCCCCACTCCTAGTGTCATGTGTAAAGCAGTGCTTCACGTGGGCCACACCCTCCAGTCTTGAGGTTGCCACAACCATTTTTATTTCCTGATACTTCAAACAATAATCCAATGAGCAATTGCATATTTGCATATGTATGCATCTATTAACATATTCAAGTAACAATTTGGGAGACAGAGGTGGTAAGATCACTCaaagaaaaatgtatttaaaatgccttttaaaattgtttcttGCATTGCAATTATGTAGCTTTTTTGCATGGCCTATAAACTGTCTAACTCAGGTAAAAACATAGTATTTTTGTTATGTCATCCTTTCTTCCTTTCAATTCCTGCTTATCTTTCTGGACAAATCCCTCTCAGCATTATAAATCCAGTCCTTAATGATGGTCATAACAGACATCTGTCCCCACTACTACATTTCAATTCTCCTGTAAGCATGAAGGATTCTAGACCTTGCTCAGCTAAGGCGCGCCTGTTGTGAAATTCTTCCTTTTATAGCTTCTTCTGAAACCACCATGCAACAGACAGAAGCATGGAAGGAGCTGGCATGATTTGTAATAATCAGTTAGGGAACAGCACTGGGCGTGGAGAGTGGGGGGCGGGGTGGGCAAATCACAGTCTCACTACACTAGCCTTATTGTCCGCTGAACCTCAAAAGAAAGCATGGCGTTTGAGGTTTCGAGGGGATGCAGCAGAAAACTTCAAACTGTAGTAAAAAACTGCGGCCAGAATCAGAAAGAGATATGGGGTTGGGTGGTGAGGGATAAAGAAATCTTCATAATCTGAACAATCAGGAGATGTTGCTCAACCAAAAGTAAGATTCACAAAAGAGTAAGATAGGCACAGTTGTTTGAGTAAATGAGCAGCATAACCATAACTGGAAACAGCCGGCAGAGACACCCCACAGTAACAGGAAGCCAAAAGCACACCGAGAAGCCAACAGACAACAGAGTTGATCCTTTTACAATGCTGCTTTCTGGGCTCAAGGATGTTGTGCCATCACTTCCTTGCAGAACTTCCTGATCATTTCAAGGAAATGCTTTTCAAAAATTGATGGTCCTTTATTTTTTCATGCCATACATAAATTACAGAGTACTGGAATGATTTGTCCTCAGCCAGGATTTGAATCAACTGCAAGAaggtattttatctcttttgtttaaagacttttttttttaaaggaaaaaaataaagtACCAGATGAACACAATCAATTCCTCCCCCACTTCAGACAAAATCACGTTGTCATTCCCTTCCACCCACCCTCAAGTAGGTCGTGTCTAGCCAGTTTCAACTGACCCACCCAGTAGTAGGTTTCTCCATATCCGTTAATTTAAACGTTGGCTGCGTTTACTCACTGGAGTGAGCCCCAGCCATTGTCTACGCTGTTAGATACAAGATAAAACACAAAGGGTAGAGCACAATCCTCCTTCCAGATTCTAGCTCATGGGATGCCTCACTATAGCCTGGGCATAAACTGCAGTATATTCGTAGCCTTTGCATCGGGTCTGCGCGTAGGCTTCCTGCGTATCTTACTGGCTCGCTGCCTGTATGGCCTGATCATCTCCCAGTCAGCGGATGAAAGGCATGTGAGCTAAGGAAGTACagcccttattttattttattttgtcaaaaATGCTCTTCCTGGAATCACACATGCTGAACGGTTCCCTTCGCGGGGCACAAACATCTATGCAAATAATTCCTTACGTGTGATTTTTGCGTGTGTGGGTTTAATTGCTGGCTTTTGTTTTTCGTATGTAGCATGATTGTGTTCTAgggttgttgctttttttaaaaggggaactAAAGATCTTTCAGGGAGGTGAAAGAGTTAAGCTGATTCAAGATGACATCACTGCGATTTGCATAGAAGTGGGGCTATAACTGGTCATGCGGTGAGACAGCCCTTTTATACTACCGTTCAGAGCAGCTGCTGTAAGGATCGGAGGTCTATTGACAGCGTTACTGGTGAGGACCCGATTTATGTTTTCATGCTTAGGGGTTTGTTTGAGGGTTGCTGCTTCTGGTTTCTTCAGTCTCCCTTTTCTTAGCACCCAGTTTTCTGTTCGCCTTTTGTCGTAGGCTCGGATTTCGGAGGCTATTGATCTTTCGATCTCCGCTTTGTTGAACGTATGCACGAAGGGCTTCTTCCTTAACGCGTCCAACTGCGGCTTAACTGTGTGGAGGAGCAAGCTTAGGCTTTTTGTGGCACAGCCAGTATCATTTTAACGTGGAAACTTGAGTGAAGAGGTTAGCTTCCCGACGATCCTCTGAGGAGGAGAACCGCCGCCATCCCTCGATGCGTGCTTGGAGAGGAACGGAGGGTGGGGTGAGATCGCGCGCCTGGTCAAATCGACACCCCTAAATTGAGTGGATTGGCCTGCTCGCTCCAATTGTTCTGGGCATTTCGAAAAGACGCTTTTCGTGCGCTGTAAAAATCTCAAGCGTCTCCTGAAGGCTGGATAACGTTTATTTGGGCGTGAGCAGTTCACTTGAAAGGGGAAGAGGCGGGGGGGGCGTGTTATCGTAGCATCGGCTGCCCTGCATGTCCAGCAACAAAGGAAGAGCTCTTTTGTTTAATGGCGAGCCGCCCGCGCGGTGGCTCCGATTGCGCCGCGAAGGCGAAAGTGAGGcggccgagagagagagagagagagaggaagggcggTGGTTGGGGCTTCTCGGGCTCTAGCTGTAGCTCGCCTTGTGCGAGGAGGAAAGAATGCAGGACTCGATCCAAATGTACTGCGGAGGCAACACCAAGACGGAGAAGGAATTAGCATAGCCTTGTTCGGTTCTGGTGGCGGCACCATTTTCATACCCGCACAAAAGGCGCTTTTGAATCATCATCGTCAGCTTGCTTTATTCCATTTACGATTTTCTCTGTAGTTCCCTGGCTGGTTGAGGATTCACCGCCACCACTAAAACAACAAGCTTTTCCCCCACCAGCAGCGAATTTGATTAATTTCGTTTCTGAACAAAATTTAAGTTagtatcattttattcttttttttaaaaaaagcctatcagttattctctccccccccccttcatatGAGATTCAGCCCTGTGGATGGCTTCGTTTTCTAGGTGTAGTGAGCTATCTATACGTCAGGATATGCATATAGAAAGCTGTATTTGAAAGGGAGGGTTAGTACTTTGCACTTCAGCAGGAAGAAGGAGCTGAGATGGCTGGAATGAATTCAAGTGAGCCGTGCGGttctggaaagggggggggagggcggAAACGGTGGTGCAATATAACCATCTCTTTTTTTCGTCTTTTTTTTGCATGCAGATCAGTCGGCAAATATGTCTGACAAACCAGATATGGCTGAAATTGAGAAATTTGACAAGTCTAAGTTGAAGAAGACAGAAACGCAAGAGAAAAACCCACTGCCTTCAAAAGAAAGTAAGCGGATCTTAGGAATTGAAAAGAGGGCGTGGGCCAGGCGAGACAAAGAGAAGGCAGATCCTTATGCCTTTAGCTATGACTTCTCGCTCTGGAGTTTATATGCAATAGGGTACACCATGCATCTGTATACAAATGTATGCGTTCAATACAGTCTATATTACCAGGTTAAAGAGGTTTTATGAAAATAGAGGAGACTTTTAGCATAATATGCATTTAAGAACTATTATGAAAGTAAAGAGATCTCATGAAAATAGACTTCTAGCAAGTATGCATTACAGATAATATATGTTAAAATAGAGATTTTGTGAAAATAAAGACATTTATTTAGCAATCTCTAAATGATATGATTTTAgtgaatttttaaattatttacaaTACAATTTGCATTTAACTGCATTTCAAATGCTTAATCTTTTTCTCCctgtctttttcctcctccccccctttccattttgtaGCAATTGAACAGGAGAAGCAAGCGGGTGAATCGTAATGAAGTCGGCCCTTCCAAATTATGCACTGTACATTCCACAAGCATTGCCTTCTTATTTTACTTCTTTTAGCTGTTTTAACTTTGTAAGATGCAAAGAGGTTGGATAAAGTTTAAATGACTGTACTGCCCCTTTCACatccaaaaaaacaaacaaaaaaccaagaATAGAGAGAACTACTGATGCTGAACGAAGGCGCTGCCCTTTCCATCTGCCTGTTCGGCTTTGGTCCTGGTGGCACAAAAGAGCTTGCATGTATCTTGAAAGAAGATCCTGGAAGAAGGGACTACAGTAATCTAATAACCCATGAATATACGCAAAGCTGTACCAAGGTCCTGCGAGCTGTAAAATGCAGTTAATCGAGTGCCATTTTTTTTGTTCAAATGATTTTAATTATTGGAATGCACAATTTTTTTAATatgcaaaaataaaatgttttaaaatctggATTCTATTGCTATGGTATCTTTTTTTTGGAGAATATTATCAAAGGAAGAAGTATAAGTGACTACTATTATGGGATTATAGGAATCTATAAATGGCTGCATAAAATTGTTAATTTTTTTCTCCCAGCATGTGTCTGCTATGAGCAGTCTGTGCACGTTAGGGACTCCCTCACATTTCTGGGAAAACGTCCTGCAAAAATGTCTTGAAAGATCCCATTTATTTCTAAGAGGTTTCTGTAGGAGCTATACCTGTATATTgtgctctctctcaaaaaaagttACCTTTTGATGTGCCTTAATAGGCATTAGACTATCCAATCAACTTATATGGACAGTATTTTGTAATAGCAGCTATCCCCTTttaacacacttaaaaaaaaatccagtgtagCAAAACTTGGTAGTTTGTAACTCTGGATGACTGAATGGGCTCCTGTTAATGATTACATGGAGATTACTTTTTGTATAGTGCATGGCCGCAGCCTCCAGCTTGAACTGTTTGCAGAAGACTTCACCTTGCTGTGCCATTGCAGAGGCACGACGGTGCTCTGAAAGGCAGGCTGCACTAGACGTGACAGTCCATGCCTCACTTTGTTACTTCTTCAAGGCCTTCAGACTTGCCACATTTTAGGGAAAGATTTCCATGCCTGTGTGTGTCTCCTAAGGAAGCTGTGAGCGTTGCAGATGGTTCTAGAACATGCGCTCGGTAGCAGGGTGGGTGTTGCTCAGTTGGACCTTGCTGTCTTGTATGAATTGAAAAGGGTGCTCTAGAATGCCTCATAACAATGCTGTGCATTTTGGAGGAGAAAATGAGCAAGCCGTCTTTTCATAGAAGCTAGTCCATTGATCGTTGAGGGACCCTGCTGAGCTCCAAAGTTCCTAGAACAGCTTTTCAAAACTATTACCATAGCaccaaacttttctttttttaagtcgtACTTCCATTTCTACTATGCTAGGAATGGagaactgtggccttccagactgcTGCTTGGagtataacttccatcatccctgatagctTCCCGTGCTGTCAGACTGATGGAAGTTGACatctagcaacatctagagggccgcaGATACCCCAGTTGTGTACTAGACATGGCTTAGTACGTTGGGTGGCAGTGCTAATTTGTTTTCTTTATACTTTATTTGTATTCCACTGTTACTAGGAGCTTAGGGTATTTGGACATCTGGTTATCAGCTGCACTGGAGAAAACAGTAGATCTTTTGGGGATCCCGCCCCTTCTGTAGCATATGCATACAGGCAAACACCCTTTTTTCATACTCAATTAAAAAACCTATTTGTGAAAGCTCGACAATGGTTTTTATACTGAAGTGAAACCAGGCATTATTGACTGAATCTGTGGAGAACTCCATTTTGTGTGTACTAGATTAGTCGTGGCAATTACCTGTAAATTTATCCTGTTCAGCAAAAAAGATATTCTCACTACCTCACGATAAGGTAAAATTTGAAGATCATGCAAATACTTATATTTTGCCTTTCCGATATATTTGAATGACTAGCTATTCATTGATCTTTTAACAATTTCACTGGGGGTTTTTGTCCTCAAATGTTAAACCATTTTAAGctgctgcttcttccccagacccAGCTTGGTGGCTCATCTTCAGCTTTGCTTCCTTAATTCATCTTTTTCTCTTTGGGATTGGGTTAGGTTTGGAAATATTAACAGGGCTGAGTTTCTACTGTGAGTGAACCAGAAGGATAACTCCAGTAGAATTGTTAAGATGAGGAGCTTGAATTATAGACTCTCACTTGTGAAAGCTCCTAGATGCAAAAGTTGCTCAACAGCCAGTCCTATGCAGAGTTAAGTGCACTTAAGACCATTTATTTGAATGGGTTTATGTGCACCTAATTCTTCATAAAATTGTTCTGAAACTATGTCAAAATGAATTCTCTTGGGTAGGAAATCAGTGAGGACATAACATTAACCATATTGGCCAAGATCCACCGGAAAAAAATTGGAAATTTGTTCTGTCAAGCCAAGGGAGCTTTAGACTTGTTTTTCTCAAAAGAGCAAGCCCCTCTTATGCATAGCAAATAGGTTTGAAGTGAAAGGGGGTTTCAAAAAGCAGTTTATGATACAACATGGGGAGGAGAGGTGCCAGCTGTtcagagaaaaaaaaatccaaaattgcAGTGAGCGAATACCTTTTTGCCCGTGCCTAaggggctgcaatcttatgccctcttactagggagtaagtctgactaaaatcagtggaacttacacttctgagtaagcatgcatagggttgcTCTGTATGCATCTCTTTGGATGCAGAGCATTGAACTAATGCTCTAAGAACCAGAATAAAATTCCCAATAAAGGGTGTTAAAAAGAATTTGATGACAAAATTAAGGCAATTGACAAATGTACTGCTACAGAATTGTATTTGCTTCCACTCGTACTGTAGACAGAACACAGGAAATTGTTCTGCTGAGGCTCTTAAAATTCAAATTAAGAGACACCACCCTGCTAGTGATCTTAATCAGAAAGCAACAGGATGCAGGGGGTGATAACTGAAATCCAATGTGTGGAGGCTCAGGCAATGCAGGGTATGCACAAGTTAAGTGCAAAGAGAGAGAATATGAGGCTGAGATAGGTTTGTCACTACAAGGAAGTCAATGCCCTCTAACAGAGCAGGACAATGAGCAATGGTATCTTTCCATGTTAAGCACTAAGGACTGCAGCTAGGGGTGCTggctacagtaatacctcagttaaagtAGATCCATTCCTGGACAtttcttctttaacagaaactttggtaccagaggtaggaataacatggaaagaacagggataggttcctacaccagctcatagatgggggggggcagcttcagcaggggctttaaaaggtgcctacctggcacccactcccactcctcccccttcctctccttggaatcatattggatccttccctccccagccctgggagaaagcaagagatctctttaatgccaaacaaacacacaggctggccggtttcaccctagcaaagcaaaggcacaggcttatcagtttattgacagcaaataaaatacaaaggctggtcagtttcaccttaaagcaaaggcacggACTTGGAAATATATCCATAGCAGAGCAAagtcagtcagtttcaccttttaaaaagccttccttaaaaggagtttCTCTCCTGGATGAtttattaactgaggtattattgtatttaCTTGGCTCCATAATGTGAAGCAGAGcagtgggggcagggcagggttttttgcctactgtTTTGAGTATTACTGGTGTATACGGCAGTATAATTGTCAGCTTCCATTTTGTGCATGCCATTTGTGACATTATGAAGTTGACATGTACAGTGATAGATCTTAGTGTGTGAAATACATTACTTTTTAAATATGCACTCACAGTCTTATGGAGTAGTCTAGTCTGAGTGGTACTGACTGGCCAAGGTTACTCAGTGGAGGAGAGCCTTGAACCAGCATGTCCTACTCATACAACCAAACCCAACACCAATCACCACCACAGTGGCCCCTAGCAAACACTGGAATTTGAATAACTTAGGGTATTTATGGAGAGGGAAATTGGGAAAGAGTGCTTTGCAGGACTAAgcttgttattttaaaaatgtgatacATTCATAAAGGACAAACTGCAGTAGCACATTATGGACTTTAAACTACATCAGTAGGTCTCACATTCATTTCTATTAGCTGTGCATCAATATCATAAATAAGTAGTAGGTTTTAAACACCTTCCAGATAAGCCTCCTTCTGACTATAGAAACTGATTAAAAAACTTATTCTTGCTTCATATTTAGATGAAGTAGCAAGCAACAAGCAACATCGTCATGAATGAGAtatattgttttgattgattGTTAATTGGTCTGGACTATGTTCATATTTCTGAAGCTTTTAAGCAGATTTATGATTCCTATTTGGAGACAGGCCAGCATTTTTGGACATGGTTCCCATCTGCTTTGTTTTTTTGTGTCCTACATTTGTGTATAGTGTCTATTTACTATATTGCATGAGGAGGAAACATATTAAACACTCAAAGTGCAGGACATTCTTTCCTTAGAAGGCTATCAATAGAGAATATTTTTAATGGCCGTATGATAGGGGGGGTTTCTCCCATGCAGTTCATCAACTTTATCCCAGCACAGGAAGTTCTTATTATGTCTAACATACATATTCATATCTACTGGAAAAATAGCTCTCAGCTTTGACATGATATGAAATGCTAGCTGTGGTTTTCACACTGCTTGAAGCACAGTCTACATGCATTCAATGTGCCATTTTAATGAAAAGAATGGTTGTTGTTTCAGCCATTAATTCTTTTGCTAAAATGATTCAAATGCACTCCCCTTACTTAATGCCTTTTGACTTCAAcattagttgtgtgtgtgtgtgtgtgcaaagctgATGTGTAGCATAATGCGACTTCCTTAGAAACCTTTACTTCCTTAGCAACTATGTAGATAGCAAAAGCAAAGGTGAATTTTGGTCTACTTTCACTGATGagaatgatgctgctttaaacagGCAAATCATTTCTGGAGAGCCAAACACAGGGGATATGCTAGGTCAACCAAGTCATTATGATGAATGGATATCATCCTAGCAGTGCTAAGCTAAACCAAAAATTAATTGGTTTTGACCGTTCATTTCCGAGAATAAGAATCCTTTTGTGTACAGCTCTCTCACACGAAAACCTTTACACAGGGATACTTTGATGCTTCAAGGCAGATATGCATCTATATCTGCCCTAAGATGCATATCCACATTTGCTTCTGTATTAAGATGTGGGTAGACCTCCTAAACTGGCAGTGATTTTGCCCACCACTTGCAAACGGGCAAAACCTTCTTTGTAGATCTGTTCTGCTAATCCAGGTGGGATTCTTCATCATTCATGACAAGAAGAGCAACAAATATTTCTGTAATATCTATAATGTATTATACTAAGCATTGCATAAGAAGAAACTCAGGCTGACAATTCTATCAAGATATGTTACGTAAAGAAACAGGAATTTGGAAGGTTAATGTAGAACTTTCCCAATAACTGTGCAATGATGAGATGAAAGCTGCAGTCTAGGCATGCTTACCAGAGAGGAGGCCCCACTCAATaaactgggacttgcttctgagcaagcAGTTACTGGAGAATTACAAGATTAAGGCTAtagtccagggatggggagcctgtggttctgaactacaactcccattgtccctgaccattggtcatgatggctggggctgatgggagttgagtccaagaatatctggagatccataggcttcccacccctgctgtagccctatgcacacttaccctgGAGGAGGTCCCATTGTATgaattgggacttacttccaagtgagCATGTATACTATCAGACTGTGAATAGTTTACCAGCAAAGATTACTGTTGTTGTCTGTTTATAGGTTTAGTATAgagttctgcatgcagaaagcaGAGCAATTGATATCTTCATGTTTCCTACAAATAGCAGGATCTTGTAGAgcagggttagccaacatggtgccctacagatgttttatATTACAGTTTCCAACCTCCATGGTCATTGGTCAAGAATTATGGGgaatgtagtctaaaacatctggaggataccatgttAGGTGCCCCTGTTATAGACAGCTACACACGTGGTATTACTATTCCATGTTCCTACAGTGTACCATAGATGGCCACAAGACGAGACACCATTATGCTGCTTGTATACTGACAGAAGAACTGAGTGTGAAATGACACCTCTTGTCAACTTCTTTAATCTCTATAATTTGTGGCAAGCAAAACAGAAAAAAGCcagttctgttttctttttgagtGAAGGAAGGAGTCACATTTTGTCAAAGACCTGCTATAAATAAAAATTTACTTAATGACTAAACACAAATAAATGGCCCCCTCCTCACCATCTCACAGAGCTAATTCTTCTTTAGCATCAAAAACGCCTCAGGCATATGGGATCTGTGTTGACtttggagaaatgtttacttttgTTTCCGTCCCAAAATCAGATTCTTGTGGAGTTGgctaaataacacaaaaatgaaatgtaaatatttCTCTAGCTAAAAGCAGCATGCTTTGGGTGCTCTTTGTGGGAACAGGTCAGATTATAAATGGTTCTTGGGGAATTGGCAGTGCTTGCCAAAGCTTTCATAAGAACTGCTACAGTATGATGTACTGAAAGGGAAttgcatttattctgctattGCAAAAAAGGCAGATTTGTCCAATCCAGGAGCAGGAGCTGAGGAACATATAAAGCAGACTTGTTATCTGTTGTATACTTTGTAATCATTCTTAGGTGTATACATAATTATTGTGGTTAAAGTGTGTAGAAGAGGTGGAGTTTTCTCATTATGACAATGATTTCTGAGGGTGTTGTCATACAACCATTAGACATGGAGCAGTTATTGAAAATCCCCTTTATACATGTAGCCATTTCAATGCATTGGCTCCTTCCTCATGGTGAACATATAGATCTCTTAACCATCATCACAGGATCATGTTGATATATACTAATGCTAATCCACGTTTAGTGGACATGGTTCAggaacagggttgccaggttcagggcctgagactgaccctgtatctttaggagaagagaaagtcagccaagtgcaggtgttcttgcaacactgtaatgggaaaaaacacaaggtggaattccctttcccccctgcacaacttttaaagatacagaagaccccttggttgcCAGTATGGATATTATCTGCTTTGCAGCCagtttacaaattaaaaaaatgaaaatgcttaACTTTTCTTCCCCGCTCAGTTGCATAAACACCTCTTCTTTCCAGTTAGAGCAACGCCCATTtgcatccttttaaaaatgatGCTGTCTTTCCTTTCTGTTTCATACAAGACAATGCCATTAAATAAAGGAAATGAACTGGCTGTATAGTTCAGCCATTAAAGGATAATTACCTGTTCTGGAATTGTGAGAAGGCTATAGAAAGCCAGTGCATTAGCTGGAATGCTGGTGTA
It encodes:
- the TMSB4X gene encoding thymosin beta-4 translates to MSDKPDMAEIEKFDKSKLKKTETQEKNPLPSKETIEQEKQAGES